One [Clostridium] saccharolyticum WM1 DNA segment encodes these proteins:
- a CDS encoding response regulator, producing the protein MTKNIALCGIEEELVSTLEHCGEFRLLRFGDEPERRGDVKLAYFLRDGPPVALAIVGYPGAKGLAACDYLRTQNRALPILWLCSRREFEPEAKRIGVAFCGTDSKDTRVVVCICAACHSERSDTG; encoded by the coding sequence ATGACAAAAAACATTGCGCTGTGCGGGATAGAGGAAGAACTTGTCAGTACACTGGAACACTGCGGCGAATTCCGTCTCTTACGCTTTGGTGACGAACCGGAGCGACGCGGTGATGTAAAGCTGGCCTACTTTCTGCGGGACGGTCCACCTGTAGCGCTTGCCATCGTGGGCTATCCCGGAGCAAAGGGACTTGCCGCCTGCGATTATCTGCGGACACAGAACCGCGCGTTACCCATCCTTTGGCTGTGCAGCCGCAGGGAATTTGAACCGGAGGCAAAGCGGATTGGTGTCGCTTTTTGCGGTACTGATTCCAAGGACACGAGGGTGGTTGTCTGCATTTGCGCAGCCTGCCACAGCGAGAGAAGTGACACGGGATGA
- a CDS encoding response regulator, with translation MNVALCAAFLEEDVWENRLVTAALPQRIEITECNSAGALLKILELKPFSLLIVVLNGVAGLEAVRRLREKAPDVPLLWISDEDYSLFGYQYRVTCFLRRTVSEVQLREAVAGCLKISGNGEEETAK, from the coding sequence GTGAATGTCGCATTGTGCGCGGCGTTCTTGGAAGAGGACGTCTGGGAAAACCGTCTGGTAACGGCGGCTCTCCCACAAAGGATTGAAATTACGGAGTGTAATAGCGCAGGGGCACTTCTAAAGATACTGGAATTAAAGCCGTTTTCGCTGCTCATTGTCGTGTTAAACGGTGTGGCGGGACTGGAAGCGGTACGTCGTCTCAGAGAAAAAGCACCGGACGTTCCTCTTCTTTGGATTTCCGATGAGGATTACAGCCTGTTCGGCTATCAGTACCGTGTAACCTGTTTTCTGCGCCGGACGGTATCCGAAGTTCAGCTTCGGGAAGCAGTGGCAGGCTGTTTGAAGATTTCGGGAAACGGAGAGGAGGAAACCGCAAAATGA
- a CDS encoding LytR/AlgR family response regulator transcription factor, whose protein sequence is MNAAIVDDMATECEILRSLLKQYETNQHQPMQITEFHSGREFLADYIPGSYDVVFMDIYLNNENGVDCALKLRQLDENLNLIFLTTSSEFGVKSYDVRAADYIVKPATLDKLSRALHYCKIAEPQSVPSVTVTTRNQLLEITLDRILYADYQNRCACIHLKDCLVPVSGSFSELSEQLCTYPQFMSCFKGIVINLKEVRELEADYLILKNEEQLPVSRRLQKQVQQKRLSLSAGSLRGEGI, encoded by the coding sequence ATGAATGCGGCAATCGTAGATGATATGGCTACTGAGTGTGAAATACTCCGCAGCCTTTTGAAGCAATATGAAACCAATCAGCATCAACCAATGCAAATTACAGAATTCCACAGTGGCAGGGAATTTCTTGCCGATTACATACCGGGCAGCTATGACGTTGTCTTTATGGATATTTATCTGAACAACGAAAACGGCGTGGACTGCGCCTTGAAACTGCGGCAGCTGGACGAGAATCTGAATCTTATTTTCCTTACTACCAGCTCAGAATTTGGTGTAAAAAGCTACGATGTCCGTGCTGCGGATTACATCGTAAAACCAGCCACATTGGACAAACTCTCAAGGGCACTGCACTATTGCAAGATTGCAGAGCCGCAGAGCGTTCCCTCTGTTACGGTTACCACAAGGAATCAGCTTCTGGAAATCACGCTGGACAGGATTCTCTATGCTGATTATCAGAACCGCTGTGCTTGTATCCATTTAAAGGACTGTCTCGTTCCGGTATCCGGCAGCTTCTCGGAGCTTTCTGAGCAGCTATGCACCTATCCGCAGTTTATGTCCTGCTTTAAGGGCATTGTTATTAACCTAAAGGAAGTGCGGGAGCTAGAAGCTGATTATCTCATCCTGAAAAATGAGGAGCAGCTGCCGGTCAGCCGCCGCCTGCAAAAACAGGTTCAGCAGAAGCGGCTGAGTCTCTCCGCAGGCTCGCTGCGGGGGGAGGGAATATGA
- a CDS encoding LPXTG cell wall anchor domain-containing protein, producing the protein MKQILALILTAFLFCTALASPVLAVEGPIIPAETTDTSTDSGGGTVSDDSIDTSTPSDAGMITDDEETSDTDNSTVGADGTDDSSVPGSFDYTSNIISYTAPDAFTGTFNTDCGDTDFTQLQNELDFISIPATAQKDGSSYPLTLSVTWDFSTVDAETPGTYTVIGNISVPARTTLLEGLENTVSISVQVTAPLLTVTPAAITLTSFDEPDRTDAVAFPVGTTQEELSNWFADSIAGFIGYDAEGNPYDLISGAWSLDTVDTVTAGVYYAFTSPDLGTEYTLADGVSLPRQLCAVSIQVPGEPDINCCVAGRGFLHFPWVLSAAQEEQLVEFAVWLRQDGGEWTSLNDGFLSVSDGLHLSQRVLTYGSTYELKVTYPGGQTGVLTFQYDGELSILDYSGGDRDGGDVNGGGSGTGTQPAPPPTNPPDNSNEDNNSGNDNDSPDTSDSSSDTDEPSQDSGSSSVEQQKPQGGQNSSTDEDEPSPSAPQSPSDSQSNDSHNSEGNSQAQVPVTEKSAAVTPATPTESAVPVFSDTQTVGNPVPDDNTTQSEKSLESQVSATVTESYSPTQTVISGLRLKDLCKEEESVVFGSGDVTVSIPSKLLLALNLSDTDTLTVRLTQLESNQIVLAVEVSGKPVTQLSGTVLRLRYMPQSKHTDITIQNEAGEQITDVSYDGELLRFAADAAGTYTITDLSTTQETGKSTSPLIPVSGGLLLAAGGITLFRRKRHG; encoded by the coding sequence ATGAAGCAGATACTTGCACTGATTTTAACCGCTTTTCTGTTTTGTACAGCACTTGCATCGCCTGTACTGGCGGTGGAGGGACCGATTATACCTGCCGAAACCACGGATACTTCTACCGATTCCGGTGGCGGGACTGTTTCGGATGACAGTATAGACACCTCGACTCCTTCCGATGCAGGAATGATCACGGATGATGAGGAAACTAGCGATACAGACAACAGCACTGTCGGAGCGGACGGAACTGACGACAGCTCCGTTCCTGGCAGCTTTGACTATACTAGCAACATCATTTCCTATACTGCCCCAGATGCTTTCACAGGCACGTTCAATACGGATTGCGGAGATACCGACTTTACACAGTTACAGAATGAACTGGATTTTATCAGTATTCCCGCCACAGCACAAAAGGATGGTTCTTCTTATCCGCTTACATTGTCTGTTACATGGGATTTCAGCACAGTGGATGCAGAAACACCCGGTACTTACACTGTGATCGGAAACATTTCTGTTCCAGCCCGAACAACGCTTTTGGAAGGACTAGAAAATACGGTCTCCATTTCCGTACAGGTAACTGCCCCGCTACTTACCGTAACGCCTGCTGCAATCACTCTGACCAGCTTTGATGAACCAGATCGGACGGATGCCGTGGCATTCCCCGTAGGAACCACGCAGGAGGAGCTTTCCAATTGGTTTGCCGATTCCATCGCAGGCTTCATCGGCTATGACGCAGAGGGCAATCCCTATGACTTAATCTCAGGTGCATGGTCTTTGGATACCGTGGATACTGTTACGGCTGGCGTGTACTATGCTTTTACATCACCTGACCTTGGAACAGAATATACTCTGGCAGACGGTGTTTCTCTGCCCCGGCAGCTTTGCGCGGTTTCCATTCAGGTTCCCGGTGAACCGGATATTAATTGCTGTGTAGCGGGACGTGGCTTTCTGCACTTTCCGTGGGTGCTTTCTGCCGCACAGGAGGAACAGCTGGTTGAGTTTGCTGTATGGCTACGGCAAGATGGCGGAGAATGGACAAGCCTAAATGATGGCTTCCTGTCTGTCTCCGATGGTCTCCACCTTTCTCAGCGAGTGCTTACCTATGGAAGCACTTATGAGCTTAAGGTGACCTATCCCGGCGGTCAGACCGGTGTTCTGACCTTTCAATATGACGGGGAGCTTAGTATTCTTGATTATTCCGGTGGTGACCGGGATGGCGGCGATGTAAATGGAGGAGGTTCAGGAACCGGTACACAACCTGCTCCACCCCCAACCAATCCGCCCGATAATTCCAATGAGGATAACAATTCAGGTAATGATAATGATTCGCCTGATACGAGCGATTCCTCCTCAGATACAGATGAGCCCTCACAGGATTCAGGCTCTTCATCAGTAGAACAACAGAAACCGCAGGGAGGACAGAATTCCTCAACAGATGAAGATGAGCCGTCTCCATCTGCGCCACAATCACCCAGTGACTCTCAAAGTAATGACAGTCATAACAGCGAAGGCAATTCACAGGCTCAGGTTCCTGTAACAGAGAAATCGGCAGCCGTGACTCCTGCCACTCCGACTGAATCAGCGGTACCAGTGTTTTCCGATACCCAAACAGTAGGCAACCCAGTACCGGACGATAACACTACACAGTCGGAGAAAAGCTTAGAATCTCAGGTATCTGCCACTGTTACAGAATCCTATTCTCCTACCCAAACGGTCATTTCCGGTCTGCGTCTAAAGGATCTCTGTAAAGAGGAAGAAAGCGTCGTATTTGGTTCCGGCGATGTAACCGTCAGTATTCCAAGCAAGCTGCTTTTAGCACTGAACCTGTCGGATACGGATACTCTGACTGTTAGGCTGACCCAGCTGGAAAGCAATCAGATTGTGCTTGCAGTGGAGGTTTCAGGCAAACCGGTTACGCAGCTTTCAGGAACAGTATTGCGGCTTCGATATATGCCACAGTCTAAACATACTGATATCACCATTCAAAATGAAGCTGGGGAACAAATTACAGATGTTTCCTACGATGGGGAGCTTCTACGCTTTGCAGCGGATGCGGCAGGAACTTATACCATTACAGATCTATCAACTACGCAGGAGACTGGGAAAAGTACATCGCCTCTGATTCCTGTATCCGGCGGCTTGCTTTTAGCTGCGGGAGGAATTACACTTTTCAGGAGGAAACGCCATGGATAA
- a CDS encoding ATP-binding protein, which yields MDKKPFVLRRSLALLLMVALSSALFLALYHFDNKYTKAAPQAINGALYVSEADWTDIPIRYLRDGWRFYADRLLTPETLKQQGDNYQYLSIGEKSNFAMGDSRRSPHGSASYALTLYLPEEEHTYALELPEIYSAYRFYIDDKLKLQMGEPDPDDYQDQTQCRVITFEASGKVTLLLAVSDHSFLYSGLVYPPSFGEPLNTYTIRGLRFGICLILVTVTLMLAIFSFYLAIRTRRGNNIWIFFLLCLSTAVFTSYCVVHGILPLPIQPWYTVELVSGYLVTLLVIILHNRICGTNRTMQVISGATSGVVCVLVLLYGVFAAHLTLPVMLAFSNLVFGFKLLTAVYLLFTAAMAVRRTIEKATILLYADIIYACAFVWDRLLPNYEPILSGWFQEWGSLSLVIATGVVLGYDITMGYRHSLVYAEEQRQMKRQLTMQVEHLRQMNQKVEESAKLRHDFRHHLRTLMTLAGEGHCEELENYIRGITEINEGTRLGRLTDNIELDALVQYYSNLAQSAGIQFRARLSLPAVLNFPIVDLCGLLGNLMENAVEACQRQQTGDKTIFIAGRVQDGQLEFVVDNSFAGELKTRGGKYLSSKRSGFGLGVSSVLETVERYNGVINLYADEKGFHAELSLSTGVEKRIPSPV from the coding sequence ATGGATAAAAAACCTTTTGTATTACGGCGGTCTTTGGCACTGCTTCTGATGGTTGCCCTTTCCTCCGCTCTGTTTCTCGCCCTATACCATTTTGACAACAAGTACACAAAAGCTGCACCTCAGGCTATTAACGGCGCGCTGTATGTTTCAGAAGCGGACTGGACGGACATACCCATCCGCTATCTGCGGGACGGTTGGCGTTTCTATGCAGACCGCCTGCTGACACCGGAAACCTTAAAACAACAAGGTGACAATTATCAGTACCTGTCCATTGGAGAAAAGTCTAATTTTGCCATGGGCGACTCCCGCCGCTCCCCTCATGGAAGTGCCAGCTACGCCTTAACGCTGTACCTGCCGGAGGAGGAACATACCTATGCCCTTGAACTGCCCGAAATCTATTCCGCTTACCGCTTTTACATTGATGATAAATTGAAGCTGCAAATGGGCGAACCGGACCCAGACGATTATCAGGACCAGACCCAATGCCGTGTCATTACCTTTGAAGCCTCCGGCAAGGTGACACTTCTGCTTGCGGTCAGTGACCACTCCTTTTTATACAGCGGCCTTGTTTATCCGCCTTCCTTTGGCGAACCTCTGAATACTTACACAATCCGGGGACTGCGGTTCGGGATTTGCCTCATTTTGGTCACGGTAACACTGATGCTTGCCATTTTTAGCTTTTATCTTGCCATCCGTACCCGTCGGGGGAACAATATCTGGATCTTTTTCCTTTTGTGTCTTTCGACCGCAGTGTTTACTTCCTACTGCGTGGTGCATGGTATCCTGCCGCTGCCGATCCAGCCATGGTACACGGTGGAACTGGTCAGCGGATATCTGGTAACGCTGCTTGTGATCATTCTCCACAATCGCATCTGCGGCACAAATAGAACTATGCAGGTAATCAGCGGTGCCACCTCCGGAGTTGTCTGTGTGTTGGTGCTTCTTTACGGGGTATTTGCTGCGCATCTTACACTGCCGGTGATGCTTGCCTTTTCCAATCTGGTTTTCGGTTTCAAGTTACTTACCGCTGTTTATCTTCTGTTTACCGCCGCTATGGCGGTACGCCGAACGATAGAAAAAGCGACCATACTGCTCTATGCGGATATTATCTATGCCTGCGCCTTTGTCTGGGATCGCCTTCTCCCAAACTACGAGCCAATCCTTAGCGGCTGGTTTCAGGAATGGGGCAGCTTAAGCCTTGTCATCGCAACCGGCGTGGTGCTGGGGTATGATATTACCATGGGTTACCGCCACAGCCTTGTATACGCCGAGGAACAGCGGCAGATGAAACGACAGCTTACCATGCAGGTGGAACATCTGCGGCAGATGAATCAGAAGGTGGAAGAAAGTGCAAAGCTGCGCCATGACTTCCGCCATCATCTGCGCACCCTGATGACACTGGCCGGAGAAGGACACTGTGAGGAACTTGAAAACTATATCCGTGGTATCACGGAAATCAACGAGGGTACCCGGCTTGGGCGTCTCACTGACAACATCGAGCTGGACGCACTGGTGCAGTATTACAGTAATCTTGCGCAGTCTGCCGGTATCCAGTTCCGCGCAAGGCTTTCGCTTCCCGCAGTGCTGAATTTTCCGATTGTGGATCTGTGCGGTCTTCTTGGAAACCTGATGGAAAATGCAGTGGAAGCCTGCCAGCGCCAGCAAACCGGGGATAAGACCATTTTTATCGCCGGACGGGTACAGGACGGCCAGCTTGAATTTGTTGTGGACAACAGCTTTGCCGGAGAACTCAAAACCAGAGGGGGGAAATATCTATCCTCTAAGCGAAGCGGCTTTGGCCTTGGAGTTTCATCCGTCTTGGAAACCGTGGAGCGGTATAACGGTGTAATCAATCTGTACGCCGATGAAAAAGGCTTTCATGCAGAGTTATCCCTGTCGACAGGGGTAGAAAAAAGAATACCTTCACCGGTATAA